One window of the Tachypleus tridentatus isolate NWPU-2018 chromosome 10, ASM421037v1, whole genome shotgun sequence genome contains the following:
- the PIG-M gene encoding phosphatidylinositol glycan anchor biosynthesis class M produces the protein MRSLVFHLSLATVLRVILIGYGEWQDRNFLVKYTDIDYYVFTDAARYIADGKSPFLRHTYRYTPLLAFFLLPNVFVNFIWGKLLFSLLDILIGYIMYKLLKEYNISHNKMIFSVCVWLYNPLNIAVSTRGNAESLLSAVIILSLFCFYKNQLLLAGITYGLSVHLKPYPIIFAPVLYFSLSNRIVSLNQGIVHYIHKLIVPNREKLIFLLATAIGFVLPTCICYKLYGMNYIQESFLYHITRKDTRHNFSPFFYLLYLYEGNDHYLLSFVTFIPQVILLLTLAFTFHSPKDLPFCLFAQTLVFVSFNKVCTSQYFLWYLTFIPLVIPKLTLSLKCGFRYITAWLLGQGMWLFFAYYLEFEGKNTFLYIWLTGLVFLLINAYILGVLIYNYGKESQ, from the coding sequence ATGAGATCACTGGTATTTCATCTTTCTCTAGCCACTGTTTTACGTGTAATTCTGATTGGTTATGGTGAATGGCAAGATAGAAATTTTCTGGTAAAATATACAGATATTGATTATTATGTGTTTACAGATGCTGCACGTTACATTGCTGATGGTAAATCCCCGTTTCTTAGACACACCTATCGTTACACACCATTATTAGCCTTCTTCCTTTTGCCTAATGTTTTTGTCAATTTTATATGGGGGaagcttttgttttctttgttggaCATTTTGATTGGCTATATTATGTACAAATTACTTAAAGAGTATAACATCTCAcacaataaaatgatttttagtGTTTGTGTTTGGCTTTATAATCCTCTGAACATAGCTGTATCAACCCGAGGAAATGCAGAGTCATTGCTATCTGCTGTCATTATACTAAgtctcttttgtttttataaaaatcaatTGTTGTTGGCAGGAATAACGTATGGTCTTTCAGTTCATCTTAAACCTTATCCAATTATATTTGCGCCAGTTCTATACTTTTCATTATCAAACAGGATTGTATCATTAAATCAAGGAATTGTACACTATATTCACAAGCTCATTGTGCCAAACAGAGAGAAACTAATATTTCTTTTGGCAACAGCCATTGGTTTTGTACTGCCCACGTGTATATGCTACAAGTTATATGGTATGAATTACATACAAGAGTCTTTTCTATACCACATAACTAGAAAAGACACACGACACAACTTTTCTCCTTTTTTCTACTTGCTATACTTGTATGAAGGAAATGACCACTATTTGTTATCATTTGTTACTTTCATTCCACAAGTTATCTTATTACTTACACTAGCATTCACCTTTCATTCTCCCAAGGACTTGCCATTTTGCCTGTTTGCTCAgactttagtttttgtttcatttaataaagTCTGTACCTCACAGTACTTTTTGTGGTATTTGACGTTTATACCACTGGTAATTCCAAAATTGACTCTTTCATTAAAATGTGGATTTAGGTACATAACTGCTTGGCTGCTAGGTCAGGGAATGTGGTtgttttttgcatattatttGGAATTTGAAGGGAAAAATACCTTTTTATATATTTGGTTAACAGGGCtagtttttttgttaataaatgcgTATATACTTGGTGTTCTAATTTATAACTATGGAAAAGAATCACAATAG